Genomic segment of Myxococcus stipitatus:
AGCCCCCACCCACTGCACGGAGTAGCAAACCCGGGATGCCGCGCGGCCATCCGTCGTCACGGTGGGTCGACCTTTCTCCGCAGCGCGACATGGGCAACGGGTGCGGCCCTATCCTCTCATGACGGTCGCCATGCTCCGGCTCGCATGGCAACAGCTCGCGACGTTTCTCAGTCGGCCGATGACGCGAGGAGCTCCCACGCGGCACGCACGTGCCGCTCCTCCGTGGTGGTCGAACCGATGGCCATGCGCAGCACGTAGCGCGGTGGCAGACCGTCCACCCCCGGCAACACCGTGTGCGAGAGGAAGACCTTGCCGGAAGCGTTCACCCGCTCCATCAGCGCACGGTTCCGTCCATCGGTGTCCGAGGGGGCCTCCCCAAGGCGAGGCTTCAACCGGAAGCACACCAGCGACAAGGAGCGCGACGCGGACACCTCGAAGCGCTCGTCCGCCGCGACCCAGCGCTCGAAGCACTCACCCAGCCGCACGTGCTCACGGATGTGCGCGCGCAATCCCTGGGCACCATAGTGGCGCAGCACGAACCACAGCTTGAGCGCGCGGAAGCGTCGCCCCAGCGGGACCTGCCAGTCGCGATAGTCAATCACCGCTCCGCTCGCGCTCGCCGAGTTGCGCAGGTACTCCGGCGTCACGCTGAGGGCATCGAGCAGCGCCCTCCGGTCCCGCGTGTAGAAGGCATTGCAGTCGAAGTTGGTGAGCAGCCACTTGTGAGGATTGAAGGAGAGCGAGTCCGCCACCTCCACTCCGTCGAGCAGGCCCCGATGCTCGGGACACACCAGCGCCGCCCCCGCCCACGCCGAGTCGATGTGCAACCACCCGCCCGCGGCACTCACGCCCGTGCGAGCCAGCACCTCCCCCACCGCGCGAACCGGGTCCACCGCGCCCGAGGAAGTGCTCCCCACCGTCGCACACACGAAGAAGGGCCGACGACCCGCCGCCAGGTCCTCGCGGATGGCGGCCTCCAGCACATCAGGCCGCATGGCATAGCGGGCGTCCGTCTCGATGAGCCGCACGTGGGCCTTGTCCTCGGAGCCGTGCGCCACGCCACACAACATCGCCGCCTTCAGCACGGACGAGTGCGCCTGCGTGGAGGCATAGGCCACCCACTCGGCATCCACGGGAGCGCCGTGATGACGGACACGCTCTCGCGCCGCCACCATCGCAACCAGGGTGGCCTCGCTCGCGGTGCCCTGGATGACACATCCCCCCTTGGCCGAGGTGGAACGGAAGTCCTCGGGCAGCCCCGTCAGCTCCGCGAGCCAATCCAAGACGCGCGTCTCCACCTCCGTCGCGGCGGGACTCGTGGACCAGAGCATGCCCTGCACTCCCAGGCCCGCGGACAAGAGCTCCCCCAGCACCGCGGGCCCCGATGCATTCGCAGGGAAGTACGCGAAGAACGACGGCGACTGCCAATGCGTCAGCCCGGGCAGGATGATGTCCTCCAGGTCCTTGAAGACGGAGTCCCAGCCGCTCGCGCCGCCCAGTCCCTCCTCGGGAGGGTGCAAGGGAAGCTTCGCCGCGACGTCGCCCGGAGCCACCTGGGAGCGCACGGGGAAGGACTCCAGTCGCGCCTGATAGTCCGCGACCCAATCCACCATCCGATGCCCCAGCTCGCGGAACTCCTCCGCGCTCAGGTGAGGCACTCCTCCACCACCGTCGTTCGAGTCATCGCGCATGCATCCCTCCTCGCACGCCCCCTGTGAGGCATCAAGCGACACAATGCCCCGCGCGAGGGGAGCACACTTGGCGAATCCCTCACATCCCATGCTTTGCTGGACACCATGACCCCAGACACCCCGAGACGTGCCCCGCTGCTCCGAGGGCTCGGCCTGTACGGCGTGCTCGCCTTCACCTTCACCCTGCTGTGCTGGCCGGGTGAGGCCCATGCACAGGCGTGGTCACTGACATGGGAGCAACGCCAGTCATTCCTCCAGCACTACGCGCCCATCATCCTCAAGCGAGGCAACGGGGACGATGGGAGACACGGCTACGACTGGGTGACAAGCTTCGACTTCGACCAGGACGGCGACTTCTCGAACAACAAGCTCCACTGGAAGCAGGTTCCCCAGTACGTGGATGGAGCCCGAGCGGGGACAGGTGTGCACGCGGGCTGGCGCATCCGTCCGACGCTCTACACGTCGCTCATCGAGTTCATGGACGGAGGGAGCAAGAACCTCGTCCTCATCTACCACGTGTACCACGCGCTCGATAAGAACGCGGCGGGCGACTACCAGCTCCATGATTGGGAGCGCGTGGAGCTGCTCGTGAAGAACGTGGTGGGCGCACCGGGGAGTGGCGAGTCGGTGGCGCACGCGGTGGTGACACAGCACAAGCGCAACGTCGTCCGCCGGGCGGGACATGTGGACCTGAACTTCATGCCGTCGGCCACGGGCAAGCACCTGCTCATCTGGCAGGCGGAGTGGTCCGACAAGCTGGCGGCGGCGCATGGACAGGAGCTGCGCTTCGTCACGGACACGTACGCCTTCTTCGCGGGGCGGATGGCGAGCGCCGGCAAGGCCGAGGCCGGTGTGAACAACGACGGAGGCCGGAAGAACGTCCACTACGCCTTCGTGCCCGAGTCCTCCGCTGATGCGGTGACGGCCTTCGGAGCCCAGGCGCTCACGTATGCGACGGCGGATGCGCTCGCGAGCCGCTACGACAACGGGAAGACCCTCACCTGGCCCCACGTGAAGCGCGTCACGTACGAACTCCAGGACCTGGCGGACATCCTGCCCACGCACTGGCAAGACGGTGGCTACGCGACGCACTGGTTGAGCACCGGACCCATCGACTTCTATCTGGAGAGTCCTCTCGTCAACGAGGCGGGGCAGCCGGAGGTGAGCGCGGGCATGCAGCGCTTCTTCCCGCAGACGCGCGACATCGAGAACGAGGATGACCGGGAGGGCTACATCTCGAAGAAGTGGTTCGTCGGAACGCACGAGCTGAACGACAGCGCCTCGGACTTCGGGGGCGGCGGCTCCGATGCCTTTCACGACAACGCCTACGCCAGCACCGTGGCGGACTCCCGAGGGCAGACCCGAGCGAGCGCGAGCGGCCATCCGACATCCGCGGGGTCCTTCTGGTGGCAGCACGACTACTTCGTCCACTCGGGGTTCGCGGACTCGACGGACGGCGTGGAGCAAGGGTTCTGGCTGCCCGGGCCCTGGTACCTGCCGGAGAACGGCGGCTTCGACGGGCGATGGACTCAGCTCTTCGAGGACCGGCCCGGAGTGGAGTCCGGCGCGAGGTAGGCGGCGGCTC
This window contains:
- a CDS encoding pyridoxal-dependent decarboxylase; the encoded protein is MRDDSNDGGGGVPHLSAEEFRELGHRMVDWVADYQARLESFPVRSQVAPGDVAAKLPLHPPEEGLGGASGWDSVFKDLEDIILPGLTHWQSPSFFAYFPANASGPAVLGELLSAGLGVQGMLWSTSPAATEVETRVLDWLAELTGLPEDFRSTSAKGGCVIQGTASEATLVAMVAARERVRHHGAPVDAEWVAYASTQAHSSVLKAAMLCGVAHGSEDKAHVRLIETDARYAMRPDVLEAAIREDLAAGRRPFFVCATVGSTSSGAVDPVRAVGEVLARTGVSAAGGWLHIDSAWAGAALVCPEHRGLLDGVEVADSLSFNPHKWLLTNFDCNAFYTRDRRALLDALSVTPEYLRNSASASGAVIDYRDWQVPLGRRFRALKLWFVLRHYGAQGLRAHIREHVRLGECFERWVAADERFEVSASRSLSLVCFRLKPRLGEAPSDTDGRNRALMERVNASGKVFLSHTVLPGVDGLPPRYVLRMAIGSTTTEERHVRAAWELLASSAD